Within the Photobacterium swingsii genome, the region AAATTACCATTACCCTACAGCGCAAAAAGGCCGGTGGCATTTTGCCACCAGCCATTAGCCTAAAAAGGCTAAGAAATCAAATATTTATTATTTGATTTCAACAGAAGCACCAGCTTCTTCTAGTTGAGCTTTAAGAGCTTCAGCTTCAGCTTTGTCAACACCTTCTTTAAGTGGTGCTGGCGCGCCGTCTACTACAGCTTTAGCTTCTTTAAGACCTAGGCCAGTTGCGCCACGTACAGCTTTGATAACTTGTACTTTCTGTGAACCAGCAGCTGTTAGGATTACGTCAAACTCAGTTTGCTCTTCAGCAGCTTCTGCTGCTGCGCCGCCTGCTACTACTGCAGCTGCAGCAGAAACACCGAATTTTTCTTCCATAGCTTCGATAAGCTCAACAACTTGCATTACAGACATTTCTGCAACTGCGTCTAGGATTTGCTCGTTAGTGATAGACATAACAATTCTCTTTGAAATCAACAATTAATTTAATATAGCGTTCAGATAAAACAGGGACAATTAAGCCGCTGCTTCTTCTTTCTGATCGCGTACAGCTGCGATAGTACGTACCAGCTTGCCAGCTGAAGCTTCTTTCATGCACATCATTAGGCGTGCAATAGCTTCGTCGTAAGTTGGTAGTGTCGCAAGAATTTCTGCGTCAGCAACAGCGCCTTCGAATGCGGCTGCTTTGATCTCGAAATCTTTGTTCTCTTTAGCGAAGTCTTTGAAAAGACGCGCTGCAGCACCTGGGTGCTCGTTAGAGAAGCCGATTAGTGATGGACCAACAAAAACGTCTTTAAGACATTCAAAATCAGTACCTTCAACTGCACGACGTGCTAGTGTGTTACGAACAACTTTCAGGTAAACGCCGTTTTCACGAGCTTGTTTACGTAGAGAAGTCATCGCACCAACTGCAACGCCACGAGAGTCAGCAACAACTGCAGACAGGGCACCATTGGCAGCTTCGTTGACTTCAGCAACAATTGCTTTTTTGTCTTGAAGATTTAATGCCATTGGAATAGCTCCTGGATTTTTTGCTGGGTTACCCCAGTCATTACACCACTCACTGCCAGTATGACAGGAGAGTCTTTACGGCGCAGATCCAAGATAGATTTACATCAATCATGTTCTGGCACCGTCTACGTAGGTAGATATTAAGTTCAAAAGAACGCCTACGGTCTTTGACGAAGGTTAATTATCAAGTAATTAACCTCAGCCATGAATTTGTGAACGCCAAATTATACAGCAATTTGGCGTTACTGCAAATTATTGTGCGTTAGTGTCCAGAGTATTCTGGTCTAGCGCTACACCTGCACCCATAGTGGTAGAGATGCTTACTTTCTTAAGGAAAGTACCTTTAGCTGAAGAAGGCTTAGCTTTCTTCAGTGCAACTAGAAGAGCTTCTAGGTTCTCTTTTAGTTGTGCAGCATCGAAGTCCACTTTACC harbors:
- the rplL gene encoding 50S ribosomal protein L7/L12, which encodes MSITNEQILDAVAEMSVMQVVELIEAMEEKFGVSAAAAVVAGGAAAEAAEEQTEFDVILTAAGSQKVQVIKAVRGATGLGLKEAKAVVDGAPAPLKEGVDKAEAEALKAQLEEAGASVEIK
- the rplJ gene encoding 50S ribosomal protein L10, which produces MALNLQDKKAIVAEVNEAANGALSAVVADSRGVAVGAMTSLRKQARENGVYLKVVRNTLARRAVEGTDFECLKDVFVGPSLIGFSNEHPGAAARLFKDFAKENKDFEIKAAAFEGAVADAEILATLPTYDEAIARLMMCMKEASAGKLVRTIAAVRDQKEEAAA